A stretch of DNA from Equus asinus isolate D_3611 breed Donkey chromosome 20, EquAss-T2T_v2, whole genome shotgun sequence:
GGCTACTCGTTCCGTCAATCCGTCTCATTCTTCCCGTCTTCCGCCCCGCCTTCCTGAGCCTGCATCTGATAGGCTGGCGCGGCCGTCATTTCAGAAAGGTCCGCAATCCTTCCGCCTTTCTCCGGGAGACCGAGAGCGAGGAGGGCGGGTGCAAAGCGGTGCCCACCCCCGGGGCTCTGCTTCCACCTCTGATTGGCTGCTCTAGATGCCGGTCGTTACGCCACCCGCCGCTGATTAGCTATCCGGCCGCCGCTCTGCGCGGCGCCGGCTCCGCCCCCGTCGGGTGTTTGTGGTGGGGCTGCGGAGTCGCCGATCCCGCCGGAAGCGCCAGGACAATGGGGACCCGGGACGACGAGTACGACTACCTATTCAAAGGTGCGGCCGGTGGGGCACAGACGGGCGAGGGCGCGGCGGCGAAGCGGCGGGCAGGCAGGCCGAGGCTGCGCTCCAGGCCGCTGGGCCCAAGCCGAGCCCGGGGCGTGGGGCCCGGCGAGTCAGGCGGCCGGGAGGGCTGAGGCGGGCCGAGCTCGGTCAGCTTTGGGCAGGGGTGCGCGACGGTCCGGAGCGGGCGGCCCAGGAGGCCCGAGGGCCCTGGATGAGCCGGGGCGGAGCCGGGGCCCAGAGGGGGTGGGGCCCGGAGCGGTGGGAGAGGCCGTTAGGGGCGGGGCCTTCAGAGGGGGCGGGGCCGCCGCCGCGTTCTGCGGGCCGGGCTGGGTGGAAAGCTCCCCTCGTGTGGGGGCGGGGCCGTTGGAGGCGGGGCTAGGCTGTAGTGGGCGTGCCCAAgaccggggcggggcggggccgctgGGGGCGGGGCTCTTCGCGAGGTGGGAGGGGCCAGGCCTGATTGGTGGCGGCACGTCTGTGGGCGGAGCCTGGGAAGGGCGGGGTGGACAATGGGTGTTGGCGTGTGTATGGGGGGGACCAGGGATTGGGGTGCGGACAGGAGGGAACTGTGTGTGTTGGACCCAGGCCCAGTGGTTGACAGTAGTAATGATCTCTCTTAACTGTTAGAATTCTTAGCACTATCCGAGTACCTGCACTTTTCTAAGCTCTGTGCACATGAATTCGTTGAAATTCTCATCACGACTCTGTGAGGTCCGTCTTGTCCAGCCTTTCTCTTTATGGacctggaaactgaggcccagagagacaaGGAAGAAGTTTTGGGGCAGGACTTGAGCCCAGGCCAGCTGTGGCTTTACCACTTAGGGAGTGTGTCCGGAGAAGCGTGCAGCCAGAATCTGGGGATAGGATTGTCACACTGCCTCCCGCAACACATGGTGGCCAATGTCCTGGGCCTCGCCAACCCTACCCCTCAAGCTAGGGAGACATCTCACTTAGGGGTGAGACATAGAAGGAGGGGTCACTGGCTTTGCAGTGGCTTCTGTGCCAAGCTGGGCTCAGGGCCTGTGCTGTCTGTGCTCGGCTCCCTGGCTGACAGTGGCAGCTCTTGAGAGCTCAGCCCTGGGCCCACGTGGGGTGGGCATCTTTGCCCCACTGCCTGCTGCGTGAGGGTCTGCCTCCCACACCAGCTGTTGGCATCTTCCCCTCATTGGGGGAGCCTGGCCATCCCTGGGAGTGTGGTCTGTGTCTGTCACTGACCATTGTCTGTGGTATTATCTAGCGTGTGGGAGCCTGGGGACCTTGGGGATGTGGAGAGTCGGGCAGTGCTCTCTCTCCCGGGGTTATCCACCTGGTGAAAGGCTTCTGGGCAGAGAGAGTGcccgtgcaaaggcccagggTCGTCATACAGCACCGTGGGCTTGGAGGGCTGCATGCAGGCTGATATGTCACTGGTAGGCGAGGCTGTGTGCCACCCACTGAGCCTCGGGCTCTCCCCTTAGAGGCAGGGGAAGCTCTGTTAGGGCTTTGGGGACAGGTGAACAGGACTCCAGTCCTGCTGTACCTGGTGCCTGTTTTTATGCAGCCGGCCCTGAGACATCCGCAAGGAGTACCCGCCTGGTCGTGGCACAGCCAGGGCAGAAGGCATTGCCCCAGCAGCCACCTCCTGGTTTCTGTGGTCATTGCCCACTTGTTATTCTTAACctttggctgttataaataagcCAGCTCCAAGCTTTGCATGAGTCATCTTTTGCCCGTTGAGCTGTTTCCTTGAAGTTTGTTCCCAGAAGTACCATTACTGGGTCAGGGGCAATGGGGCGGCCCTGGGCTTCCAGGGTCGCGTCTCCAGGGTCCACTTCCTGGAAACACTGCTCTGGCTCCTGCGGCAGCTGGCTCAtggtggcggggggtggggggggtggctgcccaccccactgccctccccactgccctccccttctggcctcctttttccgagtcgagcaggtgcctTGCTGACCTTTTCAAGCTGGCTTGGAAGTGCACGTCGGACCCAAGGTCAGCATTTCCCCGACTGTGGTTGTCTGAGACCTCATCTTCATGCCGATGCCTTGTCGGAGGACCCCTCTgttatcttttcatatttatcttGCAACCTGCTTGGTTTTCCACTCACTCCAATAGGAAAAGGAAACTGTCTGGCTCTGGCAAacgcagaggggaggagggaagccaGCAGCCGGGCAAGCGGCTCCCATCACATCCCTTGCCATCCATTCGGCGGGTAGACAGACACATGGGTACGTTGCACTCCCAGGCCCTCCCGAGGCCCGGTGGCCTGCAGAGAGTTAGGCCTGGGCATCAGAGAGGCATTCAAAACACGAGCGTGCTAGAAGAGTTGCCATGGGCCACTTTTCTCACCCTGTGGCTCCTGGACCCTGCCACCTGGTTGGGGGAGCCGTTCAGCCGATCCTCTGCCCCCCGCCCTGTGCCCAGCCTCCCCCAGGCGTCAGTCACCttcccctggccctgccctcccacaCTGGCTCCCCGACCTCCTCAGCGAGGCCACCGACCCCCCATGGGTGTCTTCCTTCCCCACGTGCTGTTTATTTTCCTCGCTGTGCATTCCGCCCTCCCTTAGGAGTGTGCTTGTTTATTGGTCTAATTATAGATCCTCACATTTATCCTGCTAACATTTTATAACCAGGGACTGTTTTCCCAGCTTGCCTGTGGATCCCCGGGGGCACCCCTGACCTCCCTTCTGATGGACCGGGCTGCAGGGTTCACAGTGGGAGCAGCTGTGTCCCCAAGGGCCACCGAGGCCTTCCCAGAGCCCCTGGCCATCCGTTGGCCCGTGAGGACCTGGCTGGGGTGGGAAGCTGCTGCAGTGGCTCAGAGCCCTGTCCTCTGCTGTCTGATTCCCTGGGGAATAGCTGTGGCAAGGTGGCCCCTAAGTGCCGGATCCTGGGGCCTGGGATGGTCAGGGCCAGCATCCTGGAGGAGAGGTGGGGCTCTGCTCTGCCTGAGGTCGGGGATCCAGCTTCCCACCCGAATGGCCACTCAGTCTGCCTGAGCTCAGCATGTGGGCCCCAGGGGTGCCGCACTGTCATGGGGCAGGCCAGAGGACCCAGGGCTTCAGGAAGTGCCAGCTCTTTGTTTTTGCCAACTGGGCTTGCCTGCTCTGCCAGCCAAGTGGCATGTCCAGGGGGGCTGTTTCCCAGCCAGTGATGCCACCAACTTCCATGGAAATGCTGGGGGCCGTGTCCTCATGGGCCCTTTCTTTCCCCAAGACAGTAGGTCGCTTGTATCTTGGACAATGCTGATCTCATTCCTAGCCCgcacacggggccagcccggctgCTGTCCCACCGGTCACCTCTCTGCATCCAGCACCGTGTGCCAGCAACTGCCCGGGCAGCCCAGCCTTCTGCCCTTGGTCTCGGCAGTGGCTGGTGGCACTCATCCTGCTCTATGCTCAATGGGCGACCTTGGGCTGGGGGACTTGGTCACTCTGGGTTGAGTGTCCCCAACTTTACAAAGGGAATAACCGTGTCAACATCTGTCCCTGGGGTGGCCCTGAGAACTGGATAAACACAGCCTTTAGGGCTGGGCCCTGGTAGGACCGATGGGGCTAAGGGGACCCAGAAACAGTACAGCTGGGACAAGCctgggaggagagtgaggggcTGTGGGGGATACAAGGCAGGGCCCGAAAGGGACCCTCCTCCTCATTTCCTGTTCCGTTCCTGAGGATGTAAGAACTGAGCAAACCTCCCTGGCCTTGGCCCAGTTTCTGTGGCTGCCGTGGGATGGAGGTGAGGGGTTGGGGGAGTGGCTGGTGGGCCCCACAGTCAGTCCAGCCTGGCCTCGCATGGCCCAGGAGCTGATTTGAGGCCCCAGCATGGTTGGGAGTCCTCGGCTCTGGGCCACAGGCCTGTGTCCATCTCCACCTTTCTCTGAAGTCAACTCAGCAGTCTTGCGTTGGGCATCCATGTTGTCACGAGAGGACATTGGCACTGTTGTCATAGGTGGTGTGGGCCAGGCCGTATGGTGGTTTGGTGGGAGAAGAGGGGCCTGAACCGaggggttttgaaggatgagcaggagtttgCCAGCTACTCCCAGGGGTCAAGATGCCCCAGGTGGTGGAAGATGACGAGGCTGAACCTAGACGCCTAAGCTCAGCCCTGGACCCagaaaacctgggttcaaatcctgctggACCACTTTCCAGCCAGGTGACCCTGGCAAGTTGCTACCTCGTGAGCATGGTTGGGAGATGGGAGCAAGCCTCAGacccctgctctgcctcctgctcACCATGTGCCTTGAGCTTGTCActcctgtctgtgcctcagtttcctcatctgtaaaatgggttacATGAGGCTGTGTGAGGCGATGCACATGAAGGGCTTTCTCAGCCCAGACTCAGTGGACATTCTTCCTGTTCTCCTTATTCTTGGCTCTCAAGCAGCCAGCCCAGGGAGGGTGCAGTGTCGTGGGGGTTGCGTCACCTGCCCGCTCTTCGCCTGTGGCCCGAGCATGGTGACCTGGGCATCTTCCAGGTGTGGGGAGATGTGGGCCCGGGGCTCTGCCAGCCACTTTTGTGTCTGTCCATTCCTTCCTGTGAGCCGGGCACTGCACCGGGGGCTGGGGATGCAGCGGGGAACCAGTGTCCCAGATGCCTGCCCTCGAGGCAGAATGGCCAAAAACAAATAAGGGAgacctggggaggggtgggggcgggggccgaGGAGGAAAGGCAGGAGAGGGGCGTGGGGAGTGTTGGGGGGGTGGGGCTGTAAGAGGACGGCAGGGAGGGCCTGCTCCATCAAGTGCCATCTGAGGGCCCACCCGGAGTTGATGAGGGCAGGACCCGGGCGGATACCTGGGGAAGAACTTCCCAGGCAAAGGACAGCGTGCACCCCATCTCTTTGAGTCCCAGCGAGGAGGCCCAAGGGGCAGGAGCGGAGTGAGTGAGGGTGAACGGGGAGCAGGGAGGGTACGGGGTAGGTGGTGCAGGACCACAGCCGTGCAGGGGGCCTTGGGAGCGGGAGCCCTGGAGGGCGGTGGGCAGAGGAGGGCCGGACCTGACTAAGGAGCTCACTGGCGCCCTCCGGCGGCCGCGAGGAGAACAGCCTGTTGATTGGGGCTGAGTGTGCGCTGGGAccccagggagggagagatggcgGCAGCATGGACCAGGGTGGGGGCAGTGAAGGTGGTAAGAAGTGGCGGGGatctggacacacacacataaaactttCATCGGGCCCATGGGTAACCAACCCTGCAGCCCCCATGGCTCTCCACTGAGCGGACCCACCCTTGGATGCTAGTGCCCAAGGCCCACACTGGGGGTGCATGTGGTTTCCAGCTGGGGCATCTGGTCACACGGCcatgtattgttttccttgcGCTGCACATACATGCACCCATGGGTCCACGCATGGACGCGAGTCTCCGGTGTGCCCTGGGTCTGAGGACAGCCCTCCTGGACCACCTCACGTGGCTCTACCCCAGAGCCTGGGGCGGCTGGGCCTCGGAGGCGTGCTTCTGTGGCTGGGCAGGGGTGACGGGAGAGACCCGCCCACCTGCTCTGCCCTGCGCTCTTTTTCCTACACCCCTGCAGGACAGTCTGACCCTGGGGACAGGGATGCTGGGAGAAGGTGGCAGGCTCTGTCCCTTCCCAGCTATGTCCAGAGGGCACGTTCCTGTCCTGTTCCTCCTGAGCTGGTGCGCTGTGCTGGTGCTGAGTGGGGGTCTGCACAGCTTTCCGTAAGGGGACCGCGGGGTGGGCGTGGGGGGAGGCTTCTCATTTCCTGTTCCTGATCAGTAGGAAACTGGTGTCCCCGTCCCCGAGGGGCCTCTTGCTACCGTCCTTCCTTGCACACATGTGGAAAAGGCAGCCCCAAGAGGTTAAGCTACTTGCCCTAGGTTGCTCAGCCGTGGAGACTTTCTTGGGTGTACCCAGCTGCCCAGGCGACAGTGGAGGTTCTGGGATTGGTAGATCCCCAAGCCATCTGCCTGCCGGGGTGCTTGAGTCCCCGTGCCCCAGGTGGCGCAGCCCTGCTCTGAAGGACTCTGTTCGCCTCTGCACGAGGCAGTGTGGTGCCCCGGCTGAGGGGCTCCAGGACAGCTCTGACTCTGCCCCGTCATTGGCCACCAGGGTGCGCTATGAAGGTTCCGTGGGTGGGCGTGGCTGGCATTCGGCGTCTTGGCTCACTCTGGCCCACAGAGCCTCACCGtatccctccccgcccccacagtGGTGCTCATCGGGGACTCGGGTGTGGGGAAGAGCAACCTGCTGTCGCGCTTCACCCGCAACGAGTTCAACCTGGAGAGCAAGAGCACCATCGGCGTGGAGTTCGCCACCCGCAGCATCCAGGTGGATGGCAAAACCATCAAGGCGCAGATCTGGGACACCGCCGGCCAGGAGCGCTACCGTGCCATCACCTCCGCGtgagtggtgggggtggggagatgcaGGAGGCTTGGGCACGGGGCCACTGGGCCCTGAGGGATCGGTAGGAgttgggtgggaggagaaggggagagcaCACCCCTGAGAGCAGGGGAACCAGGGTGAAGGGATGAGACCCTCAGGAACTGTGGGACCCTCGGGAACACCAGCACCCAGGTGGGCATGTCCCACGGCCCCTCTCACCCCCGGAGTCCCTCTCAGGCTCTGCACTTTTGCTGGGTGGTGGCTGCATGGTGAGGGCTGTTAACCAGGCCTGGCTGAGGCCACTCTACTCTGCCTGCTCTCTAGCCCTGCCCGCTCGGCCCATCCTGCTGGGCCACATTCCCAGCCTGCCTCTTCCCTCAGGTCCCCTCAGTGCTCACACCTTGTCCCACACGCATCCCGTGTTCCCACGCAGACCTGGCACTCCTTCCCCGTGGCCACCCAGCCATCAGGACCCACTTGGGCTGTCTCTTCCTAGACCCTCCCAACCCCCCAGCCATTCCCTATCAGTCATTTGCTGGCCCCTGGACTCCCTCCACTGAGGCCTACTCACCTCCTGGTGAGTAGTACTTAATCCCTTGGGGTGTGCATATGTCCACTGGTCTCCTTGGTGGGCCAGGCCACAGCAGGCATTGGAGCTTCTGCCTAGCTGTGGCCCTTTCTCTCACAGGTGCTGTGTCCTTCCCTCCTTTTTGTGACTGACCCCACAAGTGTCTTCTGACTCCAGACTCCCTTGACAGGTCCCTACCTTCCTGAGCTGAGTCTGGGGCCCAGGGCCGGGGCCTCAGGACATGCGCCCCTCCCTCAAGGCCATGATAGCCGCCCCTCAGCTGGGCGCTGTGCCTGGGCCAAAGAGCTGTCACCCACAGAACCTGAGAGACCCCTGTGGGTGCTGGTGCGGCTCACCCGGgccctgcccctgtccccacAGGTACTACCGTGGCGCCGTGGGCGCCCTGCTGGTGTATGACATCGCCAAGCACCTGACGTACGAGAACGTGGAGCGCTGGCTCAAGGAGCTGCGGGACCACGCCGACAGCAACATCGTCATCATGCTGGTGGGCAACAAGAGCGACCTGCGCCACCTGCGGGCCGTGCCCACAGACGAGGCCCGGGCCTTCGCAGGTGAGGACGTGCCGGGCCCAAGAGGGCCTGGCCAGAGGGCTGCCAGGGTTCACCCCTGGCCATCTAACCTGGCCCTGGGCGTTCCGCAGGGACCACCTCTTGAGCTGACTATGACCAAGGCATCAGAGAAGCATCTGGAAGGCAGGCAGCCTTGCCCCGAGGCCCCTGCCATCCTTCATTTCCTGGGCTAGGCAGGCGGGGTCCCTGAGAGGGAGCAGGGGACCACACACATGCCCCCGCCTGCTCACCGCAACATGCTCTTTCTTCCAGAAAAGAACAACTTGTCCTTCATTGAGACCTCAGCCCTGGATTCCACCAACGTCGAGGAAGCTTTCAAGAACATCCTCACAGGTCGTCACAGGGCCTGGCcgagggcggggtggggagggcaccAGCCACACTGGTCACGCACTCCAGGACACAGCCCTGGAAACCCCGTTCCTTAAACCTGCCTATCAGTCCAGACACAAGGAGGGACGTGGCGTGCTCCATGGGGTCAGGCCAGATCCCGCCCCTGCTGGCACTTGGAACACAGGGACCCCTCGACCCAGCTCCCATGGGTGGGCCCTGCCCTGGCTCCACCAGAGAACAGCCAGCTGGGACAGCTGCGGGGACAGTGGCCTCAGGGTTCCAGCCCCCGTGGGCTTCTGGGAGTTTCTTCTGAAGAGGCCTCGGCGAAGGGTGGGGGTACAGTGGATGAGCGGGTGGGAGCCTGCAGGAGCCCAGCCTGTGCCGTTGTGCGCCTGATGCGATGGGGGTGCAAGGCACGGGGGGAGCCTTCCGCAAGGCTGTGgactccctggaggaggtgacctcCAGAGGAGTCCTGCAGGGGGGCACTCACCCCACGTCCCCCCATTGCAGAGATCTATCGCATCGTGTCACAGAAGCAGATCGCGGACCGCGCAGCCCATGATGAGTCCCCTGGCAACAACGTCGTGGACATCAGTGTGCCGCCCACCACCGACGGCCAGAAACCCAGCAAGCTGCAGTGCTGTCAGAACCTGTGACCGGCCCCTCATCCGAGCGTGCGTGCACGTCCTCGTCCTGCGTCCCCCTCACCACGctgtgccccctgccccaccccctctgTCACTCTGTGCCTGGCTCCCACCCTGCCATGGAGCTCCACACGGCCAGGCAAGAACAGGAGTCCAGCGGCAGCTCCTGTCCTGCCCGAGGAGAGCTAGAAGCCCCAGCTGCTGCACCCGCTCTTCTTGGGGCCGGACAGGCCAGGGAGGGTGGCAGGATGGAAGGCCCGGCCAGAGGCCAGGAGGATGGGCGCGGCGAGCGGGCTTCTCCAGTTTTCCACGGCAGACTCCAGGAAGCAattgcttccttccctctctggccaGTTGGCCTAGCTGGGTCCCGGTCCCCACCCAGACCCCTCTCCGGGGACGAAGAGCAATGCACCAGGGGGCCGGGGCAGGTGGACGCTCTTGGCTGGCGGTCCCGATGCCCCGCGCAGCCAGCACCGCACGCGCCTCCGACCTCTCCCGTGCGTGCCACTCCAGCTCCCGCCTGCAGACGTGCGCTGGGAGCCCGGCTCCGTCTCCCCTCCTTTCTGCACGCCGCGCTCTCCCCGCCTCCCCACGCCCCTCTCTGTCTCGTCTCCCGTCTGGTCAGGACCCCGTTTGCAAGTGAAGCAATATTTCCATGTTTTGTATATACAACCGCTCCTgtagcctttgggttttgttattGTAGAGAAACACAGATTCTTTATACACTTTGTAAGACTTACGCCAAGCCCTAGCTCTCGATCTCTTATTCGCCCCGTGGCCCCCGCACTGTTGCCCCGATGCCTCGGTTCTCTCGCCCGTTACTAAAATGTACAATCCGACTTCCTGTACAGAAACCTGCCGCGCGCCTctgtctgctttcttctttctctggccACCCCGGAGCCAAGGCCCCTCACCGCGCATCCCCTGCTGTGGGCCGCACCGCCCTGGCGCCGCCCCCGGGGGAGCTGGGAGACCGGGACAGTGCAGAGGCTCCCTGAGCTGACCACGGGGGGACCccggggctgagggaggggtggACCCTCTCCAAGCTGCCTCtgtggcagggagggagggaagtctGGGCGTGGGGAGACATTAAACGCCCCAGCCCGAGGACCACCAGCTCTAGGACTTGAGGATACGCCCGGGGAGGGGGTTGGCTGTGCCAGCTGCTCCCCATTCCCAGCCCTGGGGGTTGGACCGCTCATGGTTTCCATCTGGGTATCTGGCCGCCTCCTCACCTGGGGCCTGGCAAGAGGGGCTTGTCTGGGGATTGTTGGTCTGCTGACCCCACCCCAGCTGTCTGCATCCCAGATGGACCTCTGAGGAGGGCCCAGTGGAGGGATGCTGGTAACAGGGGAGGAGGGTAGCCTGGGTGCCCCTCTGCCTCTCGCAGGATCCGGCTTCTCCCCTTGTCCAcgtgggcagggctggcctgagGGCTGGTTCCCGCTGTGGAGGAGGtgtggccagcccccagcccaggcctgtgTGGGCCCAACCTCCGTCCCTGCGCTGACCACATGACCCCTTCCTTGTGTGTCCCCCCTTGCCTGAGTGCCGTGGCTGTTCCAGAAGCTCCTCTTGTGCCCCGAGACCTAGGAGAGCCCCCAGAAACCCTCCCGATTCTGGGTTCTGGCCATGTGTCCTGGAGGGATGGGCAAACCCTACCACACCATTCTAGAAGAGCTCTGAGCCGCAGGGGGCTGCTCAGGCAGGGGAGTTGGAGTTCAGTGAGCTAGAGCGTGTTCCAAGCTGAGGGAGCATCCCAGGCAAGGCCGGCGATGGGAGAGTGGGCGTCTGGCGCACCTAGCAGGCAGGTGGTGCCCTGCCTGCTCCAGGACCACCCACCACCCCCGGCTGTTGACACAGACCCAGAGGTGCTGACTGCCCTGGGTTTGGGGGTGGGCGGGACATGGAGAGGGCGGAG
This window harbors:
- the RAB11B gene encoding ras-related protein Rab-11B; this encodes MGTRDDEYDYLFKVVLIGDSGVGKSNLLSRFTRNEFNLESKSTIGVEFATRSIQVDGKTIKAQIWDTAGQERYRAITSAYYRGAVGALLVYDIAKHLTYENVERWLKELRDHADSNIVIMLVGNKSDLRHLRAVPTDEARAFAEKNNLSFIETSALDSTNVEEAFKNILTEIYRIVSQKQIADRAAHDESPGNNVVDISVPPTTDGQKPSKLQCCQNL